One region of Primulina tabacum isolate GXHZ01 chromosome 17, ASM2559414v2, whole genome shotgun sequence genomic DNA includes:
- the LOC142530690 gene encoding uncharacterized protein LOC142530690, whose product MWGRTGRRTGPAGGRGHEGGNQGTEGNNRGPRGGQGGRMADLSLDQLAQLINRSVDEALRRNQAPSPPPQQPPNPPPEHLEAIWEEVRRLGRQMGGRPPMLDKESPLSPEILNEDLPVNFRQPTIKDYDGSTDPEEHLGRFSNSALLHRYSDGVKCRVFLTTLVGPAQRWFDLLPPHSITSFRDFSTLFINQYATSKRYLKTSLGLFSLKQGDADSLRDFIKRFNSAALEVPAATTETLVNAFTQGLRGGQFFNSLVKKPPQSYDELLSRAEKYVNLKDTQRQRRVDTRPSDKDKGKEKVEPSRKRPAERIEERGRGPGPFPYAPLAMSLERAMAICDERRKLERPKQVEKGSRLPPSDKFCEFHQEYGHVTNDCQKLGEKVQRIMQRDPHMKNLLARSEGRYRDDRRDRGPPGMNQRPQPRENRPNRGGRDDPPRHQGPQVQQIANDPTRGIIHMITGGATDGDSGRARKAHGRRLESLGLDLAPKDDPVIGFGPDDLKGVVAPHNDALLVTFTVAN is encoded by the coding sequence ATGTGGGGACGAACAGGTAGAAGAACAGGCCCCGCAGGGGGTCGAGGCCATGAAGGTGGTAACCAAGGTACCGAAGGCAATAATCGAGGTCCCAGAGGGGGTCAAGGAGGAAGAATGGCTGATCTTAGCTTAGACCAACTGGCCCAGTTGATTAACAGATCTGTGGACGAGGCCCTCCGTCGGAATCAAGCCCCATCACCACCACCGCAACAACCTCCTAATCCTCCTCCTGAACATCTAGAAGCCATATGGGAGGAAGTCAGAAGGCTTGGCAGGCAGATGGGAGGTCGACCTCCTATGCTGGATAAGGAAAGCCCGCTCTCTCCCGAAATACTGAATGAGGACCTCCCCGTTAACTTCCGCCAGCCAACTATTAAAGATTATGATGGGAGTACTGACCCTGAAGAACACCTCGGGAGGTTTAGTAATTCCGCCCTTCTCCATCGATACTCAGACGGGGTCAAATGCCGGGTTTTCCTTACCACCTTGGTAGGACCTGCTCAGAGGTGGTTCGATCTGCTCCCACCACATTCCATTACCAGCTTCCGGGACTTTAGCACCCTCTTCATAAACCAGTATGCCACAAGCAAGAGATACTTGAAGACCTCCCTGGGATTGTTCAGTTTGAAACAAGGAGATGCAGATTCATTGAGGGACTTCATTAAGCGGTTCAACAGTGCAGCCTTGGAGGTCCCCGCCGCGACAACAGAAACCTTGGTAAATGCCTTCACGCAGGGGCTTCGAGGGGGACAATTTTTCAACTCCTTGGTGAAGAAACCCCCTCAAAGTTATGATGAACTCCTGAGTCGGGCTGAGAAATATGTGAACCTGAAAGACACACAGAGGCAAAGGCGAGTGGATACTCGACCCAGCGATAAGGATAAGGGGAAGGAGAAAGTGGAGCCGAGCAGGAAGAGGCCTGCAGAGAGAATAGAGGAGAGGGGTCGAGGTCCTGGACCCTTCCCCTATGCCCCCTTGGCCATGAGCTTGGAAAGAGCCATGGCAATTTGCGACGAAAGAAGGAAGTTAGAGCGCCCGAAACAAGTCGAAAAGGGGTCGCGTTTACCTCCCTCAGATAAGTTTTGTGAGTTCCATCAAGAGTACGGTCACGTTACGAATGATTGCCAGAAATTGGGTGAAAAGGTCCAAAGGATCATGCAAAGAGACCCTCACATGAAGAACCTCTTAGCCCGATCAGAAGGAAGGTATCGAGATGATAGAAGGGATCGAGGACCTCCTGGGATGAATCAGAGGCCACAACCCCGGGAGAACCGACCCAACCGAGGGGGTCGAGATGACCCCCCGCGACATCAAGGACCTCAGGTCCAGCAGATTGCTAATGATCCGACCAGAGGTATAATCCATATGATAACGGGCGGCGCCACCGACGGAGATTCAGGCAGAGCTCGTAAAGCTCATGGGCGGAGATTGGAGAGTCTGGGGTTAGACCTTGCCCCCAAAGACGACCCCGTCATCGGCTTCGGGCCGGATGATCTGAAAGGTG